Proteins encoded in a region of the Nicotiana tomentosiformis chromosome 9, ASM39032v3, whole genome shotgun sequence genome:
- the LOC138898690 gene encoding uncharacterized protein produces the protein MTYEDLVSIVNVVGLELCTDIKLKSQLKKERFSSRKGLGSFCQDFDYTNVVAPSTLSSKKDKNSRSSRKIHHCKSRIIYENSPRKKSKFCRPSKSSNKPKDVCWNCGKIGHRTNECKSDKKKKKINLLEISDDTKEELFSILEEANSDSSPNYSSNCYSNDEDLNIAYESDSS, from the coding sequence ATGACCTATGAAGACCTCGTTAGCATCGTTAATGTAGTGGGTCTTGAACTCTGCACTGATATCAAGCTGAAAAGTCAACTTAAGAAAGAACGATTCTCTTCTAGAAAGGGATTAGGAAGTTTCTGCCAAGACTTCGATTACACAAATGTTGTTGCCCCTTCTACTCTCTCTTCAAAAAAAGACAAAAACTCTAGATCTTCCAGAAAGATCCATCACTGCAAATCTAGAATAATTTACGAAAATTCACCTAGAAAGAAATCAAAATTTTGTAGACCTTCTAAGTCTTCTAACAAACCTAAAGATGTCTGTTGGAACTGTGGAAAAATCGGACACAGGACTAATGAATGCAAATCtgataagaaaaagaagaaaatcaatCTTCTAGAAATTAGTGATGATACCAAAGAGGAACTCTTCTCTATCCTAGAAGAAGCCAATTCGGATTCCTCTCCAAATTACTCTTCGAATTGTTATAGCAATGATGAAGACCTTAACATCGCTTATGAGTCCGATTCTAGCTAA